The Desulfonatronum lacustre DSM 10312 region GCGGATACCGGCCAGCCACGTCCGGGCGGTCATCGCCCGGATTAAGGTCATGTCCGGGTTGGATATTTCCGAGCGCCGCAAGCCACAGGACGGAAAATGTCTGGTCCGTCTGGCCGACACTCCTCTGGAGCTGCGCGTGGTGACCATGCCCACGGTGAACGGGGAGAGCGCCGTATTGCGGCTCTTGGCCGCAAGCCGGGCCCTGCCTCTGGAGAAACTGGCCTTGTCTCCAGGGAACATGGACCGAACCCTGGAACTGATTTCACGACCCCACGGCATCTTCCTGGTGGTCGGCCCCACCGGTTCGGGCAAGACCACGACCCTGCACGCGGTTCTTGGGCATATCAACAAACCGGACCGGAAAATCTGGGCCGCCGAAGACCCGGTGGAGATCACCCAGCCGGGGTTGCAGCAGCTTCAAGTCCAGCCCAAGATCGGGATGACCTTTGCCTCGGCGCTGCGCTCTTTCCTGCGAGCCGACCCGGACGTGATCATGATCGGCGAAATGCGGGACGCGGAAACGGCCCAAGCAGGGGTGGAAGCGTCGCTCACCGGGCACCTGGTCTTCTCAACCCTGCACACGAATTCCGCCCCCGAAACCCTGGTTCGACTTCTGGACATGGGCATTGAACCCATCATTTTTTCCGACGCCGTACTGGGCGTTCTGGCCCAACGTTTGCTGCGCACACTCTGCGAAAAGTGCAAGACGCCCTACACGCCGTCTTCCGATGAACTGGAAGCGATCGTGCATCAATACGGCGAAGAGTATGTCGACGAGTTGGGTTTGGCCGACGGCCCGCCGCCCCTGTATCGAGCGGTGGGTTGCCCTGCGTGCGGAAATTCCGGATACAAAGGGCGCATGGGAGTCCATGAGCTCCTGGTGGGTACCCCTGAAATCCGTGCCCTCATAGCAGGCAAGGCCGGGGCCGCGGAACTGCGTCGGCAAGCCATGGCGCAAGGCATGCGGACGCTGATGCAGGACGGGATTCAAAAAGTCCTGAGGGGCTGGAGCGATTTTGAGCAGGTCCGGAGAATCGCCGTGTGACCGACATCGCTCTGGTTTAGGATGAGCGATGGGGACGCCCAAAAAAAACGAAAGCGGATCAATTGATCCGCTTTCGTCATATCCGGCTTCCACTGTCATTATTGACGCCGGTTTTGGTTCATTTTGGCTGAAGAGACTAGACAGCCAGGTTGCGTGTCTTCATTCGCGCCAGGGCGCGTTGGAGTGCGGCCTGGGATCTGGCAAAGTCGATCTGGGCCTTTTGTTCGACAAGCCGATTTTCGGCTCGCTCCCTGGCCTTTCTGGCCCGTTCCAGGTCGATCTCCTCGGCCCGCTCGGCCACTTCCGCCAGGACGCTTATCTTGTTCGAGGAAACTTCGGCAAAGCCGCCGGAGAGAAAAATCCAGTGCTTTCGTCCGTCCTTGTTGTAGTGCAGACTGCCGACGCCCAGGGCCGACAGAAAGGGCGCGTGGTCCGGCAGGATGCCGAACTCGCCGTTGTACCCCGGAGCACCGACAAACTCGACGTCCTCACTGAGCAGCTTCCGGTCGGGAGTGACGATTTCCAAGTGTATGGTCTTGGCCATAATCTGCCACCTTCCAGCTTAGAAGTTCTTCGCGTTTTCCAACGCTTCCTCAATGGTGCCGACCATGT contains the following coding sequences:
- a CDS encoding F0F1 ATP synthase subunit epsilon codes for the protein MAKTIHLEIVTPDRKLLSEDVEFVGAPGYNGEFGILPDHAPFLSALGVGSLHYNKDGRKHWIFLSGGFAEVSSNKISVLAEVAERAEEIDLERARKARERAENRLVEQKAQIDFARSQAALQRALARMKTRNLAV